A DNA window from Pseudomonas sp. GD03919 contains the following coding sequences:
- a CDS encoding helix-turn-helix transcriptional regulator, whose amino-acid sequence MPTHAPKKYLISHTSLQQCFDKSRSGLEKLRENDPSFPRPIKFGSSKQAGVYFVVAEVEAWLESKISERDGTTEDLPKRDEQ is encoded by the coding sequence ATGCCGACACATGCCCCCAAGAAGTATTTGATCAGCCACACCTCTCTGCAGCAATGCTTTGACAAGAGCCGCTCCGGCCTCGAGAAGCTGCGAGAAAACGATCCCAGCTTCCCTCGCCCCATCAAATTTGGCTCAAGCAAACAGGCTGGCGTTTACTTCGTCGTCGCGGAGGTGGAGGCCTGGCTAGAGAGCAAGATCAGCGAACGTGATGGCACCACTGAGGATCTCCCCAAGAGAGATGAGCAATGA
- a CDS encoding DUF3987 domain-containing protein has translation MTTYEQIPPFLAAMPEPARASYLSPEIAPKPLPCELTRVMPWHDELLPADLREYVRDVAERTQCPADFIGVALVVAVSAVVGRKFTIHPKQHDDWMVVPNQWGIVIGRPSAMKSPALKQALRPLHALESRARKKYGLAEADHKASSELLEMERNAAKVKAKNSSVVATKTQLWRN, from the coding sequence ATGACCACATACGAGCAGATCCCGCCGTTCCTGGCGGCGATGCCCGAACCGGCACGTGCCTCATATCTCAGCCCAGAAATTGCGCCAAAGCCGCTCCCGTGTGAGTTAACGAGGGTCATGCCCTGGCATGACGAGTTACTGCCAGCCGATCTGCGGGAATATGTCCGTGATGTCGCTGAGCGCACTCAATGCCCAGCAGATTTTATCGGAGTCGCGCTCGTGGTTGCTGTCAGCGCCGTGGTCGGCCGAAAATTTACCATCCACCCGAAACAGCACGATGATTGGATGGTCGTTCCTAACCAGTGGGGTATCGTCATCGGGCGGCCATCTGCGATGAAATCGCCTGCACTCAAACAGGCACTGCGCCCACTGCATGCGCTGGAGTCCAGGGCGCGAAAAAAGTACGGCCTGGCTGAGGCTGATCACAAGGCAAGCAGCGAGTTGCTCGAAATGGAACGCAACGCCGCCAAGGTCAAGGCAAAAAACTCCTCAGTAGTGGCGACAAAAACGCAGCTTTGGCGGAACTGA
- a CDS encoding plasmid pRiA4b ORF-3 family protein, whose protein sequence is MATQPLLYTLHIQLEPLQLDPPIWRRIRVSGDCTLRKLHHFIQAAMGWHSSHLHEFSLGMNRYMPLDAAFMDDDEALDDRKFKLRRMLKEGDRLRYLYDFGDSWQHLIAVETIEPCDFTGTWCEVLDGARACPPEDVGGVPGYLDFLALIQQPASEEGRSVLEWAGGYFDPERFDRRAANAAVQRICNNLWG, encoded by the coding sequence ATGGCCACTCAACCTCTGCTCTACACCCTGCACATCCAGCTGGAGCCGCTGCAGCTCGATCCGCCGATCTGGAGGCGCATCCGCGTCAGCGGCGACTGCACCCTGCGTAAACTGCACCACTTCATTCAGGCGGCCATGGGCTGGCACAGCAGCCATCTGCATGAGTTCAGTTTGGGGATGAACCGCTACATGCCCCTGGATGCGGCATTCATGGACGACGACGAGGCGCTGGATGATCGCAAGTTCAAGCTGCGCCGCATGCTGAAGGAAGGAGACCGCCTGCGCTACCTCTACGACTTTGGCGATAGCTGGCAGCATTTGATCGCCGTAGAGACTATCGAACCCTGCGACTTCACGGGCACCTGGTGCGAGGTGCTGGATGGCGCCCGCGCCTGCCCTCCCGAGGATGTAGGCGGTGTGCCGGGTTATCTGGACTTTCTGGCACTGATCCAGCAACCGGCCAGCGAGGAAGGCCGAAGCGTACTGGAATGGGCCGGCGGCTATTTCGACCCTGAGAGATTTGATCGCCGAGCGGCCAACGCAGCTGTGCAGCGAATCTGCAACAATTTGTGGGGCTGA
- a CDS encoding helix-turn-helix domain-containing protein: MDILERNRILNELQQQLASGEITIGGAVRRLRKEVTGLQQARFAQMCKLSLRALRQLELDESNPTVQTLNNVFNPFGMQVGIVPKLPR; this comes from the coding sequence ATGGATATTCTTGAGCGCAATCGCATTTTGAATGAGCTGCAGCAGCAGTTGGCTAGCGGCGAGATCACGATTGGAGGAGCAGTGCGACGCCTGCGCAAGGAAGTGACTGGCTTGCAGCAGGCCAGATTTGCACAGATGTGCAAGCTGTCATTGCGAGCCTTGCGGCAGCTAGAGCTTGATGAGAGCAACCCGACTGTCCAGACACTGAATAATGTGTTTAACCCTTTTGGCATGCAGGTTGGCATTGTGCCGAAGCTCCCTCGTTGA
- a CDS encoding type II toxin-antitoxin system HipA family toxin codes for MHNLTLQAYRDGQWRNAMELRFEQPEEGLGGACAYGYQQGYLVDSLESVGTRLNAAVSAAYPLGWDSWRDKKAPAFLFDILPSGAARRFLLKRLGGERPEGLNLDLYLLGRCTPAPIGNLRIKESVEAITGSPVLGFTRDEVISRDSQFLEYAYEQGAAIGGATGAGGEAPKLLLTEDRHGALHPDAVLPDADAAQHWFVKFARNKASQTDQDILRSEYCFYRAVQQLGMDTVAAEGLALEEGNKPSLWMHRFDREISPTGVSRTAVESMYSLCGVTEAGSYMLHTHVLGNLVELWRAVGQEQQVGDLVFEYMRRDLLNQILGNSDNHGRNTAILRCEQGVRLAPIYDLAPMVMDEEGVTRTTKWPKHIELAGEVNWRMACDEVAEWVDADELFQRLRLAAQDFLALPDLLSAQGLPDSTMSHPRIALRNLQQRMFQWGLV; via the coding sequence ATGCACAATCTTACTCTGCAGGCTTATAGGGATGGCCAGTGGCGCAATGCCATGGAGCTCCGTTTCGAGCAGCCCGAGGAAGGGCTGGGGGGGGCTTGTGCTTATGGCTACCAGCAGGGCTATCTGGTTGACTCCTTGGAGTCTGTAGGCACTCGGCTGAATGCGGCTGTCAGTGCAGCTTACCCGCTCGGATGGGATTCTTGGCGAGATAAGAAGGCGCCTGCGTTTCTCTTCGACATCCTGCCATCAGGTGCAGCAAGACGCTTTCTACTGAAGCGTTTGGGCGGCGAGCGGCCCGAGGGTCTCAACCTTGATCTCTACCTTCTTGGGCGTTGCACACCTGCGCCAATTGGCAATCTGCGTATCAAGGAGTCTGTCGAGGCGATTACGGGCAGTCCGGTGTTGGGTTTCACACGCGATGAGGTTATTAGTCGGGACTCGCAATTCCTGGAGTACGCGTATGAGCAGGGCGCAGCCATTGGCGGGGCGACAGGTGCTGGCGGTGAGGCCCCCAAACTGTTGCTGACTGAAGATCGGCACGGCGCCTTACATCCAGATGCTGTGCTGCCCGATGCAGACGCTGCCCAGCACTGGTTTGTGAAGTTCGCGCGTAACAAAGCCAGTCAGACCGATCAGGACATCCTGCGCAGCGAGTACTGCTTCTATCGTGCCGTCCAGCAGCTCGGAATGGATACGGTTGCAGCTGAAGGGTTGGCATTGGAGGAGGGCAATAAGCCCAGTCTCTGGATGCATCGCTTTGATCGCGAGATTAGCCCCACAGGGGTTAGCCGAACTGCCGTTGAGTCCATGTACTCGCTATGCGGTGTAACCGAGGCGGGTAGCTACATGCTGCACACGCACGTGCTGGGGAATCTGGTCGAATTATGGCGAGCTGTTGGGCAGGAACAGCAGGTCGGAGATCTGGTGTTTGAATACATGCGGCGTGACCTGCTGAATCAGATACTCGGTAACTCAGACAACCACGGTCGCAACACGGCGATTCTCCGATGCGAGCAGGGGGTTCGGTTGGCGCCAATCTACGACTTGGCGCCGATGGTCATGGACGAGGAGGGAGTTACGCGTACGACGAAGTGGCCAAAGCACATCGAGCTTGCTGGAGAGGTCAACTGGAGAATGGCCTGTGATGAGGTCGCAGAATGGGTTGATGCCGATGAGCTGTTCCAACGATTGCGGTTGGCAGCTCAGGACTTCCTCGCGCTACCTGACTTGCTGAGTGCACAAGGGCTTCCCGACTCAACCATGAGTCACCCTCGTATAGCCCTGAGAAATCTCCAGCAGCGGATGTTTCAGTGGGGGTTGGTCTAA
- a CDS encoding putative quinol monooxygenase has translation MNTSSNVLVSIAVLKAKAGKEQALKEELLKLIEPTRAEPGNLDYVLFEQRDEQGTFYMREAFRDQAALDAHISMPYFQRFAATADDLLQEPLQLIFLEQVSA, from the coding sequence ATGAATACGTCCAGTAACGTGTTGGTATCAATTGCCGTACTCAAGGCCAAGGCAGGCAAAGAACAGGCATTGAAAGAAGAATTGCTGAAGCTGATAGAGCCGACCCGCGCAGAGCCGGGCAATCTCGATTATGTGTTGTTCGAGCAGCGTGACGAGCAGGGCACTTTCTACATGCGCGAGGCTTTCAGGGATCAGGCGGCGCTGGATGCGCATATTTCGATGCCTTACTTTCAGCGCTTTGCCGCCACGGCAGATGATCTGCTGCAAGAGCCGTTGCAACTGATATTCCTTGAACAGGTATCGGCCTGA
- a CDS encoding zinc-binding alcohol dehydrogenase family protein: MKAISFTQHALPIDNPQALIDISLPRPTPGPRDLLVEVRAVSVNPVDTKVRAETFTKEPKILGWDATGIVREVGAEVTLFQPGDEVFYAGSIARSGSYSEFHLVDERIVGHKPHSLSAADAAALPLTSITAWELLFDRLGIVEGTGEGKCLLITGAAGGVGSMLVQLARKLTRLTVIGTASRQETADWVRQLGAHHVIDHSQPLLAQLQALGVPEIDYVASLTHTEQHFAQLIDVLKPQGRLGVIDDPETLDVMPLKRKSLSLHWELMFTRSLYETPDMINQHHLLNRVSALIDQGVLQTTVGEHFGAINAANMRRAHALIESGKARGKIVLEGF, translated from the coding sequence ATGAAAGCCATCAGCTTTACCCAGCACGCGTTGCCCATCGACAATCCACAAGCATTGATCGACATCAGTCTCCCGCGGCCCACGCCTGGCCCTCGGGATCTGCTGGTCGAAGTTCGAGCGGTATCAGTGAATCCGGTGGATACCAAGGTGCGCGCCGAAACTTTCACAAAAGAACCGAAAATTCTCGGCTGGGACGCCACAGGCATTGTCCGCGAGGTCGGCGCTGAAGTGACGCTGTTTCAGCCGGGCGATGAAGTGTTCTATGCCGGCTCGATTGCCCGCAGCGGCAGCTACAGCGAATTCCATTTGGTCGATGAGCGGATCGTTGGGCACAAGCCTCATTCATTGAGTGCCGCCGACGCGGCAGCGTTGCCATTGACCTCGATCACGGCCTGGGAATTGTTGTTTGACCGGCTCGGTATCGTCGAGGGTACGGGGGAGGGCAAGTGCCTGTTGATCACTGGAGCGGCTGGCGGCGTCGGTTCGATGCTGGTGCAACTGGCCCGAAAGTTGACCCGCCTTACCGTCATTGGTACCGCTTCACGCCAGGAAACCGCTGATTGGGTGCGGCAGTTGGGCGCGCATCACGTGATCGATCACAGCCAGCCACTGCTCGCACAGTTGCAAGCGCTCGGTGTGCCGGAGATCGACTATGTCGCCAGCCTAACCCACACCGAACAACACTTTGCACAACTGATCGACGTGCTCAAGCCACAGGGGCGTCTGGGTGTGATTGACGATCCCGAAACCCTCGATGTGATGCCGCTCAAGCGCAAGTCGCTGTCATTGCATTGGGAGCTGATGTTCACCCGCTCGCTGTACGAAACCCCGGACATGATTAATCAGCATCACCTGCTCAATCGGGTCAGCGCTCTGATTGACCAAGGTGTTCTGCAAACTACCGTGGGCGAGCACTTTGGTGCGATCAATGCGGCAAACATGCGTCGTGCCCATGCGCTGATCGAGAGCGGCAAGGCCCGGGGCAAGATCGTTCTCGAAGGTTTCTGA